One region of Arthrobacter sp. StoSoilB22 genomic DNA includes:
- a CDS encoding lyase family protein, which yields MTDGDFGLLSPVSASPAVAALTGDRAVMAAILDVEASWASVLEEAGLVPGGSAAVVAEAASIEHYDAASIAERAQGGGNPVIPLLGDLRARVRELDSGIGAGKAVHTSLTSQDVLDSALMLLASRTISALLADVKGTTTALATLAEQHADTLCVGRSLTQHALPYTFGLKAAQWFQGVAAAAARFESLEFPVQFGGAGGTLASGTKLTTGTSSTPFTLADGLAARLGLAAVPAPWHTNRLAITALGDGLAAVIDSFGKIAADLLFLSRPEVAELGEPLAAGRGVSSAMPQKQNPVLSVLIRSAALQAPGLAAQLHLAAATFNDERPDGAWHSEWPALRQLLALALGAAGHLRELTEGLRVFPDAMRRNLELSGPLLLSEGVSAAVAPLLGEDGKQKLQAVVDETLKAPAAEQSRMYTKLLRETVPADKLSDAELEALLDPASYLGEAAEISRRVLAAYPDYAGTSKGATRG from the coding sequence ATGACCGACGGCGACTTCGGCCTCCTGAGCCCCGTTTCGGCGTCGCCCGCTGTGGCGGCGCTGACGGGCGACCGTGCCGTGATGGCGGCAATCCTCGACGTCGAAGCCTCTTGGGCTTCCGTCCTCGAGGAGGCGGGGCTGGTCCCCGGCGGATCCGCCGCTGTGGTGGCCGAAGCCGCCTCGATCGAGCATTACGACGCTGCCTCAATTGCCGAACGCGCCCAGGGTGGCGGCAACCCGGTCATTCCCTTGCTAGGAGACTTGCGCGCCCGCGTCCGGGAATTGGACTCCGGAATCGGTGCCGGCAAGGCCGTCCACACCTCCCTGACCAGCCAGGACGTTCTCGACTCCGCTCTCATGCTGCTGGCCAGCCGCACCATTTCAGCGTTGCTGGCTGACGTCAAGGGCACGACGACGGCGCTCGCCACCTTGGCGGAGCAGCATGCGGACACGCTGTGCGTGGGCAGGAGCCTGACGCAACACGCGCTTCCGTATACGTTCGGGCTCAAGGCTGCGCAGTGGTTCCAGGGCGTGGCCGCTGCCGCTGCCCGCTTTGAATCCCTGGAATTTCCGGTTCAGTTCGGCGGGGCCGGCGGGACGTTGGCCTCCGGGACCAAGCTGACTACGGGTACTTCCTCCACACCATTTACGCTCGCGGATGGGTTGGCTGCACGCCTTGGGCTGGCCGCAGTCCCGGCCCCTTGGCACACCAACCGGCTGGCCATCACAGCCCTGGGCGACGGCCTCGCTGCCGTCATCGATTCCTTCGGCAAGATCGCTGCCGACCTGCTCTTCCTGAGCCGGCCGGAAGTCGCCGAACTTGGCGAACCCCTGGCTGCCGGGCGGGGTGTTTCCTCGGCCATGCCGCAGAAGCAGAACCCCGTGCTGTCAGTCCTGATCCGCAGCGCAGCGTTGCAGGCTCCTGGTCTTGCCGCGCAACTGCACCTCGCGGCGGCTACCTTCAACGACGAGCGGCCCGATGGCGCCTGGCACAGTGAATGGCCGGCTCTGCGCCAGCTGCTCGCGTTGGCCTTGGGCGCAGCCGGACACCTTCGCGAACTCACCGAAGGCCTCCGGGTCTTCCCGGACGCCATGCGCCGGAACCTCGAGCTCTCGGGACCACTGCTGCTCAGCGAAGGTGTGTCGGCCGCCGTGGCGCCTCTCCTGGGCGAGGACGGAAAACAGAAGCTGCAGGCCGTCGTCGACGAGACCCTGAAGGCGCCCGCCGCCGAGCAGTCCCGGATGTACACCAAGCTGCTGCGCGAAACCGTGCCTGCGGACAAGCTCTCGGACGCCGAACTCGAAGCTCTCCTGGACCCCGCAAGTTACCTCGGCGAGGCAGCGGAGATCAGCCGCCGGGTCCTTGCCGCCTACCCGGATTACGCAGGAACCTCGAAAGGAGCCACTCGTGGCTAA
- a CDS encoding alpha/beta fold hydrolase: MAKPTIKAVLLSPQRELGSKPLLVVGPSLGTSTILWTETAALLGDEYDVIGWDLPGHGISPTTTEGFDVAELADAVVDLVDSVAPGVGFHYAGVSLGGATGLQLGIKHGNRLRSLSVQCSGAKLGTPEGWLERAETVRRLGTPVMIQGSAERWFGPGFMDRQPDISSRLLHALRDADRFGYSFCCEALAAFDVREQLGSITVPTQVIAGVEDSVAPPSMAESVADGIRTGGGTAVVETLDGVAHLAPAEAPAAVAGLMRTFMKENGR, encoded by the coding sequence GTGGCTAAGCCAACCATCAAGGCCGTGCTGCTGTCCCCGCAGCGTGAACTGGGATCCAAACCGCTCTTGGTAGTGGGCCCGTCACTGGGCACGTCCACCATTCTCTGGACGGAAACGGCTGCCCTCCTGGGTGACGAGTACGACGTCATCGGTTGGGACCTCCCGGGCCACGGGATCTCGCCGACCACCACGGAAGGTTTCGATGTTGCGGAACTGGCTGACGCCGTCGTCGATCTTGTTGACTCTGTTGCCCCCGGCGTGGGGTTCCACTACGCCGGTGTTTCGCTGGGCGGGGCCACCGGCCTGCAGCTTGGCATCAAACACGGCAACCGACTCCGCAGCCTGTCCGTCCAGTGCAGCGGCGCTAAGCTCGGCACTCCCGAGGGCTGGTTGGAGCGTGCGGAAACCGTCCGCAGGCTGGGCACCCCGGTGATGATCCAAGGCTCCGCTGAACGCTGGTTCGGGCCGGGCTTCATGGACCGCCAGCCGGACATCAGCAGCCGCCTGCTGCACGCCCTCCGCGACGCCGATCGCTTTGGCTACTCGTTCTGCTGCGAAGCCCTCGCCGCATTCGATGTCCGCGAGCAACTGGGCAGCATCACCGTTCCCACGCAGGTGATTGCCGGCGTCGAGGATTCCGTGGCGCCGCCGTCGATGGCCGAGTCTGTTGCGGACGGGATCCGGACCGGCGGCGGAACGGCAGTGGTGGAAACGCTCGACGGCGTCGCTCACCTGGCGCCCGCAGAAGCGCCGGCCGCTGTGGCCGGCTTGATGCGCACTTTCATGAAGGAGAACGGACGATGA
- the pcaC gene encoding 4-carboxymuconolactone decarboxylase, with protein sequence MSTVSGDAERNGAVQPDATAQDIYDAGMVVRREVLGDAHVDRANTNKDSFTEDYQDMITRIAWGGIWTRPGLSRQMRSAVTLTALVAHGHWEELAMHVRAALNNGLSRDEIKEILLQTAIYCSVPSANSAFKTAQKVFAEIDAASTPN encoded by the coding sequence ATGAGTACTGTTTCCGGCGATGCTGAACGCAACGGCGCCGTGCAGCCCGATGCCACCGCACAGGACATTTACGACGCCGGCATGGTGGTTCGCCGCGAAGTGCTCGGCGACGCGCACGTGGACCGGGCGAACACCAACAAAGATTCCTTTACCGAGGACTACCAGGACATGATCACCAGGATCGCCTGGGGTGGCATCTGGACGCGGCCCGGCTTGAGCCGGCAAATGCGATCCGCCGTTACCCTCACGGCACTGGTGGCGCACGGTCACTGGGAGGAGCTGGCCATGCACGTCCGGGCTGCCCTCAATAACGGCCTGAGCAGGGACGAAATCAAGGAAATCCTGCTGCAGACCGCCATCTATTGCAGTGTGCCGTCGGCCAATTCCGCGTTCAAGACGGCCCAGAAGGTCTTCGCCGAGATCGACGCGGCCTCCACCCCCAACTAG
- a CDS encoding 3-oxoacid CoA-transferase subunit A encodes MLNFIDTVGEAVAGIKDGSTVMIGGFGNAGQPFELIDALMDCGAKDLTVVNNNAGQGDQGLALLIKEGRVRKMICSFPRQSDSWHFDAKFHSGEIELELVPQGNLAERIRAAGAGIGGFFTPTGYGTTLAEGKETRLLDGKWQVFETPIHADVALIKALKSDGKGNLVYRKTARNFGPIMAAAAKHTIVQVSEIVPTGSLDPENVVTPGIYVNSVVRVDSAGGGVGTSTEKVV; translated from the coding sequence ATGCTGAATTTCATTGACACTGTTGGCGAGGCTGTCGCCGGCATCAAGGACGGTTCCACCGTGATGATCGGCGGGTTCGGTAACGCCGGGCAGCCGTTCGAACTGATCGACGCGCTGATGGACTGCGGCGCGAAGGACCTGACCGTGGTGAACAACAACGCCGGCCAGGGCGATCAGGGCCTCGCGTTGCTGATCAAGGAGGGCCGAGTCCGCAAGATGATCTGCTCGTTCCCGCGGCAGTCCGATTCCTGGCATTTCGACGCCAAGTTTCACTCCGGTGAGATCGAGCTGGAACTGGTCCCGCAGGGCAACCTGGCCGAGCGCATCCGTGCTGCCGGTGCCGGTATCGGTGGGTTCTTCACGCCCACCGGTTACGGCACCACGTTGGCTGAGGGCAAGGAAACCCGGTTGTTGGATGGAAAGTGGCAGGTGTTTGAGACGCCGATCCATGCCGACGTCGCCCTCATCAAGGCACTCAAGTCCGATGGCAAGGGCAACCTCGTTTACCGCAAGACGGCCCGGAACTTCGGCCCCATCATGGCCGCCGCTGCCAAGCACACCATCGTGCAGGTCTCGGAGATCGTGCCTACCGGTTCCCTGGATCCGGAAAACGTAGTGACGCCGGGGATTTACGTCAACAGTGTGGTCCGCGTCGATTCTGCCGGCGGCGGAGTCGGCACCAGCACAGAGAAGGTGGTCTGA
- the pcaG gene encoding protocatechuate 3,4-dioxygenase subunit alpha translates to MSKLAPTPGQTVGPFYGYALPFNKDNELLAPGSPGSIRLQGTVYDGAGNAIPDAILEIWQPDSEGKIVQRTGSLVRDGYTFTGWGRGSVGNSGVYTFTTVNPGPTAPGAAAFISVAVFARGLMNRLFTRVYLPENEEALANDPLLSSLDPERRKTLIARRDPDGGLTWDIRLQGGDETVFLDFQQDGSLDLASEDQATR, encoded by the coding sequence ATGAGCAAGCTGGCACCCACACCGGGTCAGACCGTTGGCCCTTTCTACGGCTACGCCCTCCCCTTCAATAAGGACAACGAACTCCTGGCGCCGGGCAGCCCCGGCAGCATCCGCCTCCAAGGCACGGTCTACGACGGCGCGGGCAATGCCATTCCGGACGCCATCCTGGAAATCTGGCAGCCGGACTCCGAGGGCAAGATCGTCCAGCGCACCGGCTCCCTGGTCCGCGACGGCTACACCTTCACCGGCTGGGGCCGCGGCTCTGTGGGCAACTCAGGCGTGTACACGTTCACCACAGTCAACCCCGGTCCCACGGCACCGGGTGCTGCTGCGTTCATCTCCGTGGCTGTGTTTGCCCGCGGCCTCATGAACCGCCTCTTCACCCGCGTGTACCTGCCGGAAAACGAGGAAGCACTGGCCAACGATCCCCTGCTGAGCTCCCTGGATCCCGAACGCCGCAAGACCCTGATCGCACGCCGCGATCCCGACGGTGGCCTCACCTGGGACATCCGCCTGCAGGGCGGCGACGAGACCGTGTTCCTGGATTTCCAGCAGGACGGATCGCTGGATCTGGCTTCCGAGGATCAGGCAACCCGATGA
- a CDS encoding thiolase family protein: MNQAFVYDAVRTPFGKFGSGLAAVRPDDLAAHVVRESVKRAPGLDVERIDEVVFGNANGAGEENRNVARMATLLAGLPVSIPGTSVNRLCGSSLDAAIIASRQINAGDAELMLVGGAESMSRAPWVLPKTSKPYPAGDMTLASTTLGWRLVNPAMSKDWTISLGEATERLREKYGITRERQDAFAADSHNLADAAWNEGFYDSLVSQVPGTDLVRDEGIRAGSSAEKLAGLKTVFRAESDGPDGGTVTAGNASPLSDGASAAWIGSEAASSILGLDPLARIAGRGAHGNDPQFFGFAPVEAANKALAKAGIGWDQVGAVELNEAFAAQSLACVDAWGIDPSIVNQHGGAIAMGHPLGASGTRILGTLARSLQASGQRWGVAAICIGVGQGLAVVLENVSAGVSEGV, encoded by the coding sequence ATGAACCAGGCTTTCGTGTACGACGCCGTGCGCACGCCCTTCGGCAAGTTCGGCTCCGGTCTTGCCGCTGTCCGTCCCGACGACCTTGCCGCCCATGTGGTCCGCGAGTCCGTTAAGCGTGCCCCGGGGCTTGATGTTGAGCGAATCGACGAAGTGGTGTTCGGCAACGCCAACGGTGCCGGCGAGGAAAACCGCAACGTGGCCCGCATGGCCACCCTGTTGGCTGGCCTGCCGGTCTCCATTCCGGGCACCAGCGTGAACCGGCTGTGTGGATCCTCGTTGGACGCGGCGATCATCGCCTCGCGCCAGATCAACGCGGGCGACGCCGAACTCATGCTGGTGGGCGGCGCGGAATCCATGAGCCGTGCGCCGTGGGTGCTGCCGAAGACCTCCAAGCCCTACCCGGCCGGCGACATGACGCTCGCTTCAACCACGCTCGGTTGGCGCCTGGTGAACCCGGCCATGAGCAAGGACTGGACCATCTCCCTGGGCGAAGCCACCGAGCGACTCCGTGAAAAGTACGGAATCACCCGGGAGCGGCAGGATGCTTTTGCGGCTGATTCGCACAACCTGGCCGACGCCGCGTGGAACGAAGGCTTCTACGATTCTTTGGTGTCGCAGGTTCCGGGCACTGATCTTGTGCGGGACGAAGGCATCCGTGCCGGTTCTTCGGCGGAGAAGCTTGCCGGGTTGAAGACGGTGTTCCGGGCTGAGTCTGACGGGCCCGACGGCGGCACGGTCACCGCCGGGAATGCCTCGCCTTTGTCTGATGGTGCTTCGGCGGCGTGGATCGGATCCGAAGCTGCGTCTTCCATTCTTGGCTTGGACCCGTTGGCGCGCATCGCCGGGCGTGGTGCCCACGGCAACGATCCCCAGTTCTTCGGTTTCGCCCCGGTGGAAGCCGCGAACAAGGCCCTCGCGAAGGCGGGCATCGGCTGGGACCAGGTGGGCGCCGTCGAACTTAACGAAGCGTTCGCCGCGCAATCGCTGGCGTGCGTTGATGCATGGGGGATCGACCCCTCAATCGTGAACCAGCACGGTGGCGCCATCGCGATGGGCCACCCACTCGGTGCCTCCGGTACCCGCATCCTGGGTACGCTCGCCCGCTCTTTGCAGGCTTCCGGGCAGCGCTGGGGAGTTGCGGCGATCTGCATCGGCGTGGGCCAGGGCCTGGCCGTGGTGCTGGAAAACGTTTCTGCCGGAGTTTCAGAAGGAGTCTAG